In the Arachis ipaensis cultivar K30076 chromosome B10, Araip1.1, whole genome shotgun sequence genome, one interval contains:
- the LOC107623327 gene encoding callose synthase 7-like has protein sequence MECRSSKGQKVVPVFYGVDPSEAGAAFAYREPLKEVACLPGFVTYISSLNVSYMYSAVVECYETLKDIIYDLLQDEEDKMSSMYCDRIVSHICDKVEWSIQEHTFVKEFKMSGLPSLSEKLEKFLTLLVTLSSQNISISYIDPLTVKESAINVPQNLDARRRITFFANSLFMNMLKAPKV, from the exons ATGGAGTGTCGGAGCAGCAAGGGTCAAAAAGTTGTGCCGGTGTTCTACGGTGTTGATCCATCGGAAGCTGGTGCGGCGTTTGCATACCGGGAACCGCTCAAGGAAGTTGCTTGCCTTCCAGGTTTTGTTACATATATCAGCAg cttGAATGTTAGCTACATGTATTCAGCAGTCGTCGAATGCTATGAAACTCTCAAGGATATCATTTATGACCTCCTGCAAGATGAGGAAGATAAGAT GTCTTCCATGTATTGTGATAGGATTGTAAGCCATATTTGTGATAAAGTTGAATGGAGCATACAAGAACACACATTTGTCAAGGAATTCAAGATGAGTGGTTTGCCTTCACTTAGTGAGAAATTGGAGAAATTCCTAACTCTATTGGTAACTCTTTCCTCTCAGAATATCTCAATTTCCTATATAGACCCTTTGACAGTAAAGGAATCAGCCATAAATGTGCCTCAAAATCTGGATGCTCGTCGCCGTATCACATTCTTTGCAAATTCCTTATTCATGAATATGCTGAAGGCTCccaaagtttga
- the LOC107620324 gene encoding uncharacterized protein LOC107620324, protein MEVARSDSGIHIYQQKYAMDLLNDFGYLDCKPLSTLFDYSQKLSKESSTILMDNTTYRHLISRLLYLTNTRPDISYVVGCLSQFLDCATTSHLQAAFCVLRYLKGRPATGLFFSFASNIHLTKFVDADWDTYADTRHSVFGYCFMLGNSLVSWKSKKQTTVAKSSAEVEYRSLAVATCEASWLFFLMDFIGLSLQKAITLFCDNESAIHIANNLIFHERTKYIEVDCYIVRKKHLSGLIHLMLVRFKYQLVDFLTKALPPGSFLTNVSKLGLLNLYNSSLRESVT, encoded by the coding sequence ATGGAAGTAGCACGCTCTGACTCTGGAATTCACATTTATCAGCAGAAGTATGCCATGGACCTTCTCAATGATTTTGGTTATCTAGATTGCAAGCCTCTCTCCACTCTATTTGATTATAGTCAGAAACTCTCGAAGGAATCAAGTACCATTTTAATGGACAACACTACTTACAGACACCTCATCAGCCGACTCCTTTACCTCACAAACACTAGACCCGATATCTCTTATGTTGTGGGATGTTTGAGCCAATTTTTAGACTGTGCAACTACTTCTCACTTACAAGCTGCTTTCTGCGTACTCCGATATTTAAAAGGCAGACCTGCAACTGGTCTATTCTTCTCCTTTGCTTCTAATATACATCTCACTAAATTTGTCGACGCTGACTGGGATACCTATGCCGATACTCGTCATTCCGTTTTTGGTTATTGCTTTATGCTTGGGAACTCTCTCGTTAGCtggaagagtaagaagcaaaCCACCGTTGCCAAGTCCTCTGCAGAAGTTGAATATAGGTCTCTTGCTGTTGCAACTTGTGAAGCTAGTTGGTTATTTTTCTTAATGGATTTCATTGGTTTGTCGCTTCAAAAGGCTATCACTTTATTCTGTGACAATGAATCAGCCATTCACATTGCCAATAATCTCATCTTTCATGAAAGAACCAAATACATTGAAGTGGACTGCTACATTGTTCGTAAAAAGCATTTGTCTGGTCTCATTCATCTTATGCTAGTTCGTTTCAAATACCAACTTGTTGATTTTCTTACCAAGGCTCTACCACCGGGTTCTTTTCTTACTAATGTTTCCAAGTTAGGATTATTAAATTTATACAATTCTAGCTTGCGGGAGAGTGTTACctag